From one Polynucleobacter sp. UK-FUSCHL-C3 genomic stretch:
- a CDS encoding DsbC family protein, whose translation MTKNLKHVSISLLLLGMASSVFALNEKQIRTEIQKRLGTSANVRNVTPSPIPGLFEVQVNNEIFYTDSNAKYLIQGEMVELASGNNLTTKRQEDINRIKWSELPQAQAFKVVRGNGSRQIAVFSDPNCGYCKRLEKTLQQLDNVTIYNYLIPILSADSALKSKQIWCAADQQKVWNDWMLNNLGPSGKSDCANPIDKNLTLAKNYGINGTPTIFFTDGSRFPGAVQLADIEKKLASLK comes from the coding sequence ATGACAAAGAATTTAAAACATGTGAGTATTAGTCTCTTACTTCTTGGTATGGCAAGTTCAGTATTTGCTTTGAATGAGAAACAAATCCGCACAGAGATACAAAAGCGACTGGGCACATCCGCCAACGTCCGTAATGTCACGCCATCACCCATTCCTGGACTATTCGAAGTACAAGTGAATAATGAAATCTTTTATACCGATAGCAATGCCAAATATTTAATCCAAGGTGAAATGGTTGAGTTGGCATCGGGTAATAATTTAACGACTAAACGTCAAGAAGACATTAATCGCATCAAGTGGTCTGAACTTCCGCAAGCACAGGCATTTAAGGTGGTCCGCGGCAATGGTAGTCGTCAAATTGCCGTGTTCTCAGACCCCAATTGTGGTTATTGCAAGCGGCTGGAGAAAACACTCCAACAACTTGATAACGTCACTATTTATAATTATTTGATTCCTATTTTGTCAGCAGACTCTGCCCTCAAATCGAAGCAAATTTGGTGTGCTGCTGATCAGCAAAAGGTATGGAATGACTGGATGCTCAATAATCTGGGGCCCAGTGGTAAATCAGATTGCGCCAATCCTATTGATAAAAATCTTACTCTAGCAAAAAACTATGGCATTAATGGCACGCCCACTATTTTCTTTACTGACGGCAGTCGGTTCCCAGGCGCAGTTCAACTTGCCGATATTGAGAAGAAATTAGCATCACTCAAATAG
- a CDS encoding FAD-dependent monooxygenase yields MSVQTQNSPKLVNPRKAQNGADFCVVGGGIVGKSSALGLAQLGYSVIQIAPDLDKNMTPPTKNFGQRIYAIAPSAKRLLTELNIWHALDHNRIQAVRDMRIFGDRGQPKDQLHFSAFEVGRPELAWIIEADLIEATLDQAIRFHKKIININASVTDIRLEKDKNPILVLNQGEEIVSQLILAADGVRSPLRSAIGINALEDDYQQMAVVANFSCSQPHLETAYQWFLPEGNVLALLPLPSQQVSMVWSCSPEYASHLLRLTPEAWLTLLQEQSAGAIEKALGTLQLQSTPASFPLKRLKSQGLIGPQYDPKVILLGDAAHVMHPLAGQGLNLGLRDVANMLEVFKNKEGFRVLADRVLLRRYERQREGDTSSLLWLTDRLKKLFSANNPFEKQIRNWGLGLVNHSHLAKRQLIERALGE; encoded by the coding sequence ATGTCTGTTCAAACCCAAAATAGCCCCAAATTAGTCAATCCAAGAAAAGCCCAAAACGGTGCCGATTTTTGCGTTGTTGGTGGCGGCATTGTGGGTAAATCTAGTGCATTAGGGTTGGCGCAGTTAGGCTACTCCGTAATTCAAATTGCTCCTGATCTAGATAAAAATATGACGCCCCCAACAAAGAACTTCGGGCAACGTATCTATGCAATCGCGCCGAGCGCCAAACGTCTACTGACAGAACTCAATATTTGGCATGCCCTGGATCATAATCGGATTCAGGCTGTAAGAGATATGCGCATCTTTGGCGATCGCGGACAGCCCAAGGATCAATTGCACTTTTCTGCTTTTGAGGTAGGGCGTCCAGAGTTGGCGTGGATCATTGAAGCTGACTTAATTGAAGCCACCCTTGATCAGGCAATTCGTTTTCACAAAAAAATTATCAATATCAATGCCAGCGTCACCGATATTCGACTTGAGAAAGATAAAAATCCTATCCTCGTTCTTAATCAGGGCGAAGAGATTGTGTCGCAATTAATCCTTGCGGCTGATGGTGTGCGCTCACCATTACGCTCGGCCATTGGCATTAACGCCTTGGAGGATGACTATCAGCAAATGGCTGTGGTTGCTAACTTTAGCTGCTCACAGCCTCATCTTGAGACTGCCTATCAGTGGTTTTTGCCCGAAGGTAATGTCTTGGCCTTACTTCCACTGCCCTCTCAACAAGTTTCAATGGTTTGGTCATGCTCGCCGGAATATGCTAGCCATCTCCTTCGGCTCACTCCTGAAGCATGGTTAACACTTTTACAAGAGCAATCTGCTGGGGCGATTGAAAAGGCATTAGGTACTCTGCAATTGCAATCTACACCAGCGAGCTTCCCCCTCAAGCGCCTTAAGTCTCAAGGTCTGATTGGGCCACAATATGATCCAAAGGTCATTTTGCTGGGAGATGCCGCACACGTCATGCACCCTCTGGCTGGGCAAGGTCTAAACCTAGGGCTACGGGATGTAGCAAATATGTTGGAGGTGTTCAAAAACAAAGAAGGGTTTAGGGTGCTTGCTGATCGTGTCTTACTACGTCGCTACGAGCGTCAACGCGAGGGGGATACCAGCTCTCTTCTTTGGCTTACAGATCGCCTAAAGAAGTTATTTAGTGCGAACAATCCCTTTGAGAAACAAATCCGCAACTGGGGCCTTGGTTTAGTAAACCATAGCCACCTTGCAAAACGACAACTTATTGAACGCGCCCTTGGAGAATAA
- a CDS encoding PDZ domain-containing protein codes for MQANAMPAVQYTVWPDDLHGHRFIVKLVIERPDPAGQIIAMPAWIPGSYLIRDFSKHTETISAFTSIKKTGLRKSIPLERLDNDRWRLPKNSASCEIITKVYAFDQSVRTAYLDQERGFFNPTSLCLAVQGQAHLPCSLAIAPPTDQSLLGWNAHCTLAQVKTDLQGFGFYLAKNYDDLIDHPVAMGHFDLIEWQLYGTPHAMAIQGLTAEQSELLDKEQLARDLSKICAETIRLFEPRKPKAPFSRYLFIVNAALDGYGGLEHHNSTALLCKRDQLPYQDHDAKTPKKTYEEFLGLCSHEYFHAWLVKRIQPKAFQPYDLGGRNHTRLLWLFEGFTSYYDDLQLLRSKTISLPRYLELLTNNWNGVLRNPGRHKQTVADSSFDAWTKYYQMDENTPNAVVSYYAKGALIALGLDLVMRHHSSGKISLDDLMRYLWKEHGKPFLGINQYSLDLAISQIMGITFNKVWQDFKKNYINGTQDLPLQLWLTQIAGISVSLKSARFLDDLKLSLGIRHADSHGWLKLTHVLDGGLAQQAGLAPHDLISSINGQRVNSSRLDPVLASLKRSKRLSFHYFRQDKECNASIALKLNSPVQYEIKTNKSNSF; via the coding sequence ATGCAAGCCAATGCCATGCCCGCAGTGCAATACACCGTCTGGCCCGATGATTTACACGGGCATCGTTTCATCGTAAAACTAGTGATCGAGCGCCCAGATCCAGCAGGGCAAATAATTGCGATGCCGGCATGGATACCGGGTAGCTATTTAATACGAGACTTTAGTAAACATACTGAAACAATTTCTGCATTTACCTCGATTAAGAAAACTGGGTTGCGCAAATCAATTCCACTTGAGCGGCTCGATAACGATCGCTGGCGCTTACCCAAAAATAGCGCTAGCTGTGAAATCATCACCAAGGTCTATGCTTTTGATCAATCCGTACGTACCGCTTACTTAGATCAAGAGCGCGGTTTTTTTAATCCCACCAGTCTATGTCTAGCCGTTCAAGGTCAAGCTCATCTACCTTGCTCTCTAGCGATTGCCCCACCAACCGACCAGTCCCTGCTAGGGTGGAATGCCCACTGCACACTTGCGCAAGTAAAGACAGATTTGCAAGGCTTTGGTTTTTATCTTGCCAAAAATTATGATGACCTGATTGATCATCCCGTTGCCATGGGTCACTTTGATCTGATTGAGTGGCAATTGTATGGCACCCCCCATGCCATGGCGATCCAAGGTCTTACAGCTGAGCAATCTGAGCTTTTAGATAAAGAGCAGCTTGCCCGAGATCTCTCCAAAATCTGTGCGGAGACCATTCGTCTATTTGAGCCCCGCAAACCAAAGGCACCGTTCTCACGCTACTTATTTATTGTCAATGCTGCATTAGATGGCTATGGAGGCCTCGAGCATCACAATAGCACTGCGCTTTTATGCAAACGCGATCAACTTCCTTACCAAGATCATGACGCCAAGACCCCCAAGAAAACCTATGAGGAGTTCTTGGGCTTATGCAGTCATGAATATTTTCATGCCTGGTTAGTCAAGCGGATTCAACCCAAGGCTTTCCAACCCTATGATCTGGGTGGGCGCAACCATACTCGTCTACTGTGGCTCTTTGAAGGCTTTACCAGCTACTATGATGACCTTCAACTTCTCAGAAGCAAAACGATTAGCCTGCCGCGTTATCTTGAGCTGCTTACGAATAACTGGAATGGCGTCTTACGCAATCCAGGACGTCACAAACAAACTGTAGCTGATAGCTCTTTTGATGCTTGGACCAAGTATTACCAAATGGATGAGAATACTCCTAATGCGGTAGTTAGTTATTACGCAAAGGGCGCTCTCATTGCTCTAGGTCTTGATCTCGTGATGCGCCATCATAGTAGTGGCAAGATATCGTTGGATGATCTCATGCGCTATCTTTGGAAAGAGCATGGCAAACCTTTTTTAGGAATCAATCAATACTCACTAGATTTAGCAATTAGTCAGATCATGGGCATTACCTTTAATAAGGTCTGGCAAGACTTTAAAAAGAATTACATCAATGGCACCCAAGATCTGCCTTTACAACTGTGGTTAACCCAGATCGCCGGAATTTCAGTCTCCCTTAAATCAGCTCGCTTCCTAGATGATCTCAAGCTATCGCTGGGGATCCGTCACGCCGACAGTCATGGCTGGCTTAAGCTAACCCACGTTCTCGATGGTGGTCTTGCCCAACAAGCTGGGCTGGCACCGCACGACCTCATTAGTAGCATTAATGGTCAACGCGTCAACTCCAGTCGACTCGACCCAGTTCTAGCAAGCCTTAAACGCAGCAAACGATTAAGCTTTCATTACTTTCGGCAAGATAAAGAATGTAATGCCAGCATTGCTCTCAAACTCAATAGCCCCGTTCAGTATGAGATCAAAACGAACAAATCCAATTCTTTCTGA